The Novipirellula caenicola genome includes a region encoding these proteins:
- a CDS encoding GreA/GreB family elongation factor: MPHRKPIITEHDQTELLQLIEDESVAVIADHRSVDTLKSRLRSAICLPDDRVPDTVIRLGCHVTLSDVTTGNIDMFTLVDPAQADIARGKLSVLSPLGTAILGRHLGQQVRVMIPSGCRTVTIEAIEYRCQQSATATGANTVASV, encoded by the coding sequence ATGCCACACCGCAAACCCATCATCACCGAGCACGATCAAACGGAATTGCTGCAGCTAATCGAGGATGAATCCGTCGCCGTCATCGCGGATCATCGCAGCGTCGATACATTGAAAAGCCGGCTCCGCTCCGCGATTTGCTTGCCGGATGACCGAGTTCCCGACACGGTCATTCGTTTGGGGTGTCACGTGACGTTGTCGGATGTGACAACGGGCAATATCGATATGTTCACACTGGTTGACCCAGCACAAGCGGACATTGCCCGCGGAAAGCTATCGGTGCTATCGCCGCTGGGCACCGCGATCCTCGGACGTCATCTCGGCCAGCAAGTGCGTGTCATGATCCCCAGTGGCTGCCGCACCGTCACCATTGAAGCGATCGAGTACCGTTGTCAACAATCGGCGACAGCAACGGGCGCGAACACTGTCGCTAGCGTTTGA
- a CDS encoding choice-of-anchor L domain-containing protein translates to MLWTQHFIDRRFRSAAKRTQRETLARRRRFSRNTSPRVERLEDRRLLALDVTSLASAAGANALVEQLLGPGVITSNVEFTGHIGTNDVKEGDSSSAGSFTGGTGIIGFESGIVLSSGGVQNVIGPNVSDSISQFNGLAGDADLDVLVSGATHDATILEFDFVPTENTIIFQYVLSSDEYNEFANSNFNDVFGFFLNGSNIALLPDASPVSINNVNLVDNPALFRNNDNLGLVDTEMDGLTQVLFTVQAAVVPGVSNHIKLAIADTGDSSYDSNVFIRAGSFSSINDAIVLPDFNINGSFIFEVFNPPGQGEPLVIYDPDVAIGYDYEISAGANFATVELPPGLTDGMYTLHLDTDAVAPGIQAGPAVANLTGGVPFDLLTIDPSGLSAFQIQGIEPEANVDPTNEAAFQTGLNFVGVAPPMTVFSMTPLTTFVAGLKDPGFSYVDANNDKIFDPADGDVSLLSGELEDGVFDTAVAEGDYVPPAGPAGLVINGPAISALTINYSADLDLTVNTDLTATKRGGVLELTSRSDDVLFDDPTVTAVGDLVINAAGDVLSEDDSLRATSAGSRVDIDAGGLIFLNGTDVVGGSVIEMDASKITLVKRDGVDPTTLTATVSSVGKIDLNAAIVELRDVSAIARKDFVIDGDEVTIFGSTMTATANSQGIINVHGNDLVAVDGSTLTASKAVTAETYAVAATGLSANGSTIKAVGAGATTVDLISHGNVEMSGSVVNASQKVNVSAGISVMANGAVLKADTTADASVSVKAMGNITANGIQVHARAMAELEAEGFLEAFGNALFEAVKSDGRVNLSAGDNLLIGDATVHAGKTVNIESTGGLINAVGAEILACVSPTSVVTISANNQALLEDALVRAGLRIDISSMISFVILDHTSIGITRAGTGDIVVSAAEFISVDGATLKAPDQLLLLQNTGLFGTPLDDTPGTLPCP, encoded by the coding sequence ATGTTATGGACACAGCATTTTATCGACCGCCGTTTCCGATCGGCTGCCAAAAGGACTCAACGGGAAACGCTGGCGAGACGGCGTCGGTTCAGTAGAAACACGAGCCCGCGAGTCGAGCGTCTTGAGGACCGTCGCCTGCTCGCCTTGGATGTCACGTCGTTGGCTTCTGCTGCGGGAGCCAACGCATTGGTTGAGCAACTGTTGGGCCCAGGTGTCATAACGTCCAATGTCGAGTTTACAGGGCACATCGGTACAAACGATGTGAAAGAAGGGGATAGTTCGTCAGCCGGAAGTTTTACTGGCGGAACGGGAATCATTGGGTTCGAGAGTGGAATTGTCCTCAGCAGCGGCGGGGTCCAGAATGTCATCGGTCCAAACGTTTCCGATTCGATTAGCCAATTTAACGGGTTAGCAGGCGACGCTGACTTGGATGTTTTGGTCAGTGGGGCAACCCATGACGCCACCATTCTCGAGTTTGACTTTGTCCCCACCGAGAACACGATCATCTTTCAGTACGTGCTATCTTCGGACGAATACAACGAGTTTGCCAATTCGAATTTCAATGATGTATTTGGTTTCTTTCTAAACGGATCCAACATTGCGTTACTGCCTGACGCCAGCCCGGTTAGCATTAACAATGTTAACTTGGTCGACAATCCGGCACTATTTCGCAACAACGACAATCTCGGTTTGGTCGACACTGAGATGGATGGACTGACCCAAGTGTTGTTCACAGTGCAGGCCGCCGTCGTCCCGGGTGTATCGAATCACATCAAGCTCGCTATCGCCGATACGGGTGACTCAAGCTATGATTCGAATGTGTTTATCCGAGCGGGGAGTTTCAGTAGCATCAATGACGCCATTGTGCTTCCCGACTTCAACATCAACGGCAGTTTCATTTTTGAGGTCTTCAATCCACCCGGTCAAGGCGAGCCACTGGTGATTTATGACCCCGACGTGGCGATTGGCTACGATTACGAGATCTCCGCTGGGGCGAACTTCGCAACCGTCGAGTTGCCTCCAGGGCTGACCGATGGGATGTACACCTTGCATCTCGACACGGATGCCGTTGCCCCAGGCATTCAAGCAGGCCCCGCCGTCGCGAATCTCACCGGGGGCGTTCCCTTCGATCTGCTGACGATCGATCCTTCGGGTCTATCGGCGTTCCAAATCCAGGGCATTGAACCGGAGGCGAATGTTGACCCAACCAATGAGGCTGCCTTCCAAACTGGCTTGAACTTTGTTGGTGTTGCGCCACCAATGACAGTGTTTAGCATGACCCCGCTGACCACGTTCGTCGCCGGATTGAAGGACCCTGGTTTCTCCTACGTCGACGCTAACAACGACAAGATATTTGATCCCGCCGATGGTGATGTGTCGTTGCTGAGTGGTGAGTTGGAGGATGGTGTGTTCGACACCGCCGTTGCCGAAGGCGATTATGTGCCTCCCGCTGGCCCAGCGGGTCTGGTTATCAATGGTCCGGCAATCTCAGCTCTGACAATCAACTACAGCGCCGACCTTGATCTGACGGTCAATACCGATCTGACAGCGACGAAGCGGGGAGGCGTACTGGAACTGACATCCCGCAGCGATGACGTGCTGTTTGATGATCCGACGGTCACCGCAGTTGGCGATCTGGTCATCAATGCTGCTGGCGATGTACTCAGCGAAGACGACAGCTTGCGTGCGACCAGTGCGGGATCCCGAGTCGACATTGATGCAGGCGGATTGATCTTCCTCAACGGCACCGATGTGGTCGGGGGCAGTGTCATCGAGATGGATGCGTCGAAGATCACGTTGGTTAAGCGGGACGGCGTTGATCCGACCACATTGACCGCCACGGTCAGCAGCGTTGGCAAGATCGACCTGAACGCGGCGATCGTCGAACTACGCGATGTCTCGGCGATAGCACGCAAGGACTTCGTGATCGACGGCGACGAGGTGACGATTTTTGGAAGTACGATGACTGCAACTGCGAACAGCCAGGGTATCATCAACGTGCATGGGAACGATTTGGTCGCAGTTGACGGATCGACGCTAACAGCCAGCAAGGCGGTCACGGCCGAAACATACGCTGTGGCTGCGACAGGACTCTCTGCAAATGGATCCACGATCAAAGCGGTGGGAGCTGGAGCAACGACTGTCGACCTGATTTCGCACGGTAATGTCGAAATGAGTGGCTCCGTTGTCAATGCCAGCCAGAAAGTGAATGTCAGCGCCGGCATTTCCGTAATGGCCAACGGTGCCGTGCTTAAGGCTGACACGACAGCCGACGCCTCGGTGTCGGTCAAGGCGATGGGCAACATTACAGCCAATGGAATCCAGGTGCACGCACGCGCGATGGCCGAACTGGAAGCCGAAGGATTCTTGGAGGCATTTGGAAACGCCCTGTTCGAGGCAGTCAAAAGTGATGGGAGGGTCAACCTCAGTGCAGGCGACAATCTCTTAATCGGTGACGCAACGGTGCATGCAGGGAAGACAGTGAACATTGAATCGACCGGCGGGTTGATCAATGCGGTTGGAGCCGAAATCCTGGCTTGCGTGAGCCCGACCAGTGTGGTGACGATCAGCGCTAATAACCAGGCCTTACTTGAGGATGCTCTGGTTCGTGCTGGATTGCGGATCGACATCTCTAGCATGATTAGTTTTGTGATTTTGGACCATACCAGCATCGGCATCACACGAGCCGGCACGGGTGACATCGTCGTCTCGGCCGCCGAATTTATCAGTGTCGATGGTGCCACGCTCAAGGCCCCCGATCAACTGCTTCTGCTGCAAAACACGGGACTATTCGGCACTCCGCTGGATGACACCCCTGGCACGCTTCCGTGTCCATAA